From a region of the Thermomicrobium roseum DSM 5159 genome:
- a CDS encoding site-specific integrase has protein sequence MATIRRRKSGLFEARLQRDGRRFSVYGRTETEVRQKLAELERKLAIDQAPPVGRVTVRELCERWLATERKRWKPKTYYDYRWHLEHHVYPVLGRVQLSKLTPDRLQRFFDSLSGRSANLTFRLLHRCFVVGIRWGFLGQNPCDRVVPPAYQAPPIELPDADALARLFRYCLESDDPYAGLVGLSLLCGLRRGEITALRWSDIDLQTGQLSVVRSGQWIAGRWVETEPKTRAGRRTIYVGEQGIRLLRRQKALVAQLKLQAGPAWQEHGLVFPGPNGQPLSPSRVAAAVQRICKASGVPPLRHHSLRHASASLALLAGVPLPEVSRQLGHANVSITARVYSHCISDGRRVTEAIERVLAG, from the coding sequence ATGGCCACGATCCGCCGACGCAAGAGCGGCTTGTTCGAAGCTCGGCTGCAGCGGGACGGACGACGTTTCTCGGTCTACGGCCGGACGGAAACGGAAGTCCGGCAGAAGCTGGCCGAACTGGAACGCAAGCTGGCCATCGACCAGGCACCACCGGTGGGACGGGTGACGGTTCGGGAACTCTGCGAACGCTGGCTTGCGACGGAACGCAAGCGTTGGAAACCCAAGACGTACTACGACTACCGGTGGCATCTGGAGCACCACGTCTACCCGGTCCTCGGCCGGGTACAGCTGTCGAAACTCACCCCAGACCGCCTACAGCGATTCTTCGATTCCCTTTCCGGTCGGTCGGCCAACTTGACTTTTCGGCTCCTGCATCGCTGCTTCGTTGTGGGTATCCGATGGGGTTTTCTCGGTCAGAATCCTTGCGACCGGGTCGTCCCACCGGCCTACCAGGCGCCGCCAATCGAATTACCTGATGCCGATGCCTTGGCTCGCCTATTCCGGTACTGCCTGGAGAGCGACGACCCCTACGCCGGCCTGGTGGGGTTGTCCCTTCTCTGCGGACTGCGGCGGGGGGAAATCACGGCGCTGCGCTGGTCGGATATCGACCTCCAGACTGGTCAACTCAGCGTCGTCCGCTCCGGCCAGTGGATTGCCGGCCGATGGGTGGAGACAGAACCCAAGACCAGAGCTGGTCGACGGACCATCTACGTCGGGGAACAAGGGATACGGCTACTCCGGCGACAGAAGGCACTGGTAGCACAGCTGAAGCTCCAGGCTGGACCGGCCTGGCAGGAACACGGGTTGGTCTTCCCGGGACCAAACGGCCAGCCGCTTTCCCCTAGCCGGGTCGCCGCTGCCGTGCAGCGAATCTGCAAGGCGTCTGGTGTCCCCCCGCTCCGGCACCACTCGCTGCGGCACGCCTCGGCCAGCTTGGCCTTGTTGGCCGGCGTTCCCCTGCCTGAGGTGAGCCGACAATTGGGTCATGCGAATGTCTCCATCACAGCTCGGGTCTATAGCCACTGCATCTCCGACGGCCGGCGGGTCACCGAGGCGATCGAGCGGGTGTTGGCTGGGTGA
- a CDS encoding thiamine pyrophosphate-dependent enzyme, translated as MPVLTGGQALVAQLLEEGIEIVFGLPGVQLDWAFDALYEARDRIRVIHTRHEQATSYMADGYARTTGKMGVCLVVPGPGVLNAMAGLATAYACNSRVFCITGQIPSDQIEKGRGFLHEIPRQLEALRSVTKWAARAMHPSQIPALAHEAIVQLWSGRPRPVALEIPPDVLQATAEVETIAATRPLPPDGDPELIERAAQLLGTAQKPLIFAGGGILAAEAWEELRALAELLEAPVVLTMDGKGALDDRHDLAHNIIAARELVPESDVILIVGSRFLQPATSDWGPRHQAVIQIDIDPDEIGRNYPPTIGIVADAKRALSALLERVPLYNQKRDSRRAELRALKERVFDLLWEVQPQASFAMALREALPEEAIVVSESTQVGYWTWNAFPVYRPRTFVTSGYQGTLGFGFATALGAKAGNPDRPVLSLNGDGGFLYNLPELATMVQHRLDVITVVFNDNAFGNVRRIQKERFGGHYIASELYNPDFVALAHSFGIEGVRVSTPEALRDIVADTVRNPRPILIEVPVGEMPSIWGIVMAGRRS; from the coding sequence ATGCCCGTGCTGACCGGAGGTCAGGCGCTGGTCGCGCAACTACTCGAGGAAGGGATCGAGATCGTCTTCGGACTTCCCGGTGTCCAACTCGACTGGGCCTTCGATGCCCTCTACGAGGCGCGCGACCGGATCCGCGTCATCCACACACGACACGAACAAGCCACGAGCTACATGGCCGACGGCTACGCTCGCACCACCGGCAAGATGGGCGTCTGCTTGGTCGTTCCCGGCCCAGGCGTGCTCAACGCCATGGCTGGGCTGGCCACGGCCTACGCCTGCAATTCGCGCGTTTTCTGCATCACCGGACAAATCCCTTCGGACCAGATCGAAAAGGGGCGAGGGTTTCTGCACGAGATTCCTCGTCAGCTGGAGGCGCTCCGCTCGGTCACGAAATGGGCTGCCCGAGCGATGCATCCCAGCCAAATCCCCGCACTCGCCCATGAGGCGATCGTTCAGCTCTGGAGCGGACGCCCCCGGCCCGTTGCGCTCGAAATACCACCCGATGTGCTGCAGGCGACTGCTGAGGTGGAAACGATTGCAGCGACACGTCCTCTCCCACCTGACGGGGATCCCGAGCTGATCGAACGGGCCGCCCAACTCCTGGGTACGGCCCAAAAACCGCTTATCTTCGCGGGTGGCGGTATCCTCGCCGCCGAAGCCTGGGAAGAACTGCGGGCGCTGGCCGAACTCCTCGAAGCACCGGTCGTCCTCACGATGGACGGGAAAGGGGCCCTCGACGACCGGCATGACCTCGCCCACAACATCATCGCTGCCCGCGAACTCGTTCCGGAGTCCGATGTCATACTCATCGTCGGCTCCCGCTTCCTCCAGCCAGCGACCTCGGATTGGGGACCTCGTCACCAAGCGGTCATTCAGATCGATATCGACCCGGACGAGATCGGTCGGAACTATCCCCCGACGATCGGCATCGTCGCCGACGCCAAACGAGCGCTTTCGGCACTCCTGGAGCGAGTTCCGCTCTATAACCAAAAACGTGACTCGCGACGGGCGGAACTGCGCGCTCTCAAGGAACGAGTCTTCGATCTGCTCTGGGAAGTCCAACCCCAAGCATCGTTCGCGATGGCGCTCCGCGAGGCGCTCCCCGAAGAAGCCATCGTGGTGAGCGAGAGTACCCAGGTCGGCTACTGGACGTGGAACGCTTTCCCGGTCTATCGACCACGCACCTTCGTCACGTCGGGATATCAGGGGACTCTGGGCTTCGGCTTTGCGACAGCTTTGGGGGCGAAAGCGGGCAACCCTGATCGGCCGGTTCTCTCGCTGAACGGCGATGGAGGATTTCTGTACAACCTGCCTGAACTCGCTACCATGGTGCAGCATCGCCTGGACGTGATCACGGTCGTCTTCAACGACAACGCCTTTGGGAACGTCCGCCGGATCCAGAAGGAACGATTCGGTGGGCACTACATCGCATCCGAGCTCTACAATCCGGATTTCGTCGCGCTCGCCCACAGCTTCGGTATCGAGGGAGTGCGCGTTTCCACTCCAGAAGCCCTTCGCGACATCGTCGCCGATACCGTTCGGAATCCCCGACCCATCTTGATCGAGGTTCCCGTTGGCGAGATGCCGAGCATCTGGGGCATCGTCATGGCCGGGCGGCGCTCCTGA
- the odhB gene encoding 2-oxoglutarate dehydrogenase complex dihydrolipoyllysine-residue succinyltransferase, translated as MAIEVRVPQMGESIVEAVIGAWRKREGDPVNPGDVLVELETEKVNVEVTADRAGVLQHILKREGETVTVGEVIALIEETAQVTAPVQETPAEAGRAREPAPLPEVTTAAASQPAQPAGGPAVRATPAVRRLAEEYGIDLAEVPASGEGGRVTREDVLRYVAQRGAAARPADGAAPQPVAAAPPPAAPPAPGVTPPEAPVVLPFSAAGRREERIRMSQRRKTIARRLVEAQHTAAMLTTFNEIDMSAVVALRNRWRQQFRERYGVSLGFMSFFTKAVVGALKAFPLLNAEIQGDEIVVKYYYDIGIAVATDEGLVVPVVRDADRKSFAEIEREIEELARKARERRLTLEELSGGTFTITNGGVFGSLLSTPILNPPQVGILGMHKIEERPVVVNGEIVIRPMMYVALTYDHRIVDGREAVLFLVRVKELIEDPERLLLEG; from the coding sequence ATGGCTATCGAGGTTCGTGTGCCGCAGATGGGCGAGTCGATCGTCGAGGCAGTCATCGGCGCCTGGCGGAAACGCGAAGGTGATCCGGTCAACCCAGGCGACGTGCTCGTCGAGTTGGAAACCGAAAAAGTCAACGTCGAAGTGACAGCGGATCGAGCTGGTGTTCTCCAGCACATCCTCAAGCGCGAGGGAGAAACGGTGACCGTCGGCGAGGTCATCGCACTGATCGAGGAGACCGCGCAGGTGACTGCTCCCGTTCAGGAAACCCCTGCCGAAGCGGGCAGAGCACGAGAGCCAGCTCCCTTGCCCGAGGTCACGACAGCCGCAGCGTCGCAACCGGCGCAACCCGCCGGCGGACCAGCGGTTAGGGCGACGCCAGCTGTCAGGCGACTGGCCGAGGAATACGGTATCGACCTCGCTGAGGTACCTGCTTCCGGCGAAGGTGGTCGGGTCACTCGGGAGGACGTGCTCCGTTACGTTGCTCAGCGTGGAGCAGCCGCCCGACCGGCTGACGGTGCGGCTCCCCAGCCAGTCGCAGCGGCCCCACCGCCAGCCGCACCACCGGCACCAGGTGTCACACCACCGGAGGCACCGGTTGTCTTGCCCTTCTCTGCTGCCGGACGCCGCGAAGAACGCATTCGGATGAGCCAGCGACGCAAGACGATCGCCCGGCGGTTGGTCGAGGCCCAGCACACCGCAGCGATGCTGACGACCTTCAACGAGATCGACATGAGTGCCGTGGTCGCCCTTCGCAACCGGTGGCGCCAGCAGTTCCGGGAACGCTACGGCGTGAGCCTCGGCTTCATGTCATTCTTCACCAAAGCTGTCGTCGGTGCGTTGAAAGCTTTCCCCTTGTTGAACGCCGAGATCCAGGGTGACGAGATCGTCGTCAAATATTACTACGACATCGGAATCGCCGTCGCGACCGATGAAGGACTCGTCGTGCCCGTCGTCCGCGACGCGGACCGTAAGTCGTTCGCGGAGATCGAGCGCGAGATCGAAGAACTCGCCCGCAAGGCACGGGAACGACGACTGACGCTCGAGGAACTCAGCGGTGGAACCTTTACGATCACCAATGGCGGCGTTTTCGGCTCTCTCCTCTCGACCCCGATTCTCAATCCCCCTCAGGTCGGCATCCTCGGGATGCACAAGATCGAGGAACGACCGGTCGTGGTCAACGGCGAGATCGTCATTCGCCCGATGATGTACGTTGCCCTCACGTATGACCATCGGATCGTGGACGGTCGGGAAGCTGTGCTTTTCCTCGTCCGCGTGAAAGAACTCATCGAGGACCCAGAACGCCTGCTGCTCGAAGGCTGA
- a CDS encoding daunorubicin resistance protein DrrA family ABC transporter ATP-binding protein, producing MTAAIEVHELVKQYGDVTAVAGINFTVARGEFFAFLGPNGAGKTTTINILCTLARPTSGRARVASCDVVREPHRVRERIGIIFQDPSLDTQLTAWKNLALHARVYGVPGTLWRQRAEQLLRLVELWDRRHQLVRTFSGGMKRRLELVRGLLHRPEILFLDEPTLGLDPQTRRQIWSYLETLRRETGVTLFLTTHYLEEAEQCDRVAIIDHGRVIALDTPDRLKARVGRDIIVLATADDARAASELRERFSLQPLVVDGTLRVEVERGDTFIPELVRQLSVPIRSVSLRRPSLDDVFLALTGRQIRS from the coding sequence ATGACAGCAGCGATCGAAGTGCACGAACTAGTCAAGCAGTACGGGGACGTCACTGCGGTTGCCGGGATCAACTTCACGGTCGCACGCGGAGAATTTTTCGCCTTTCTCGGTCCCAATGGAGCTGGCAAGACGACGACGATCAACATCCTCTGCACGCTGGCTCGCCCCACCAGTGGTCGAGCGCGTGTCGCGAGCTGTGATGTTGTCCGCGAACCCCACCGCGTTCGTGAACGCATCGGCATCATCTTCCAGGATCCCAGTCTGGACACCCAGCTGACCGCGTGGAAGAATCTCGCTTTGCATGCCCGCGTCTATGGAGTCCCGGGTACTCTCTGGCGGCAACGTGCCGAACAGCTTCTCCGCCTGGTCGAACTGTGGGACCGTCGCCACCAGCTCGTCCGCACGTTCTCTGGCGGGATGAAACGGCGGCTCGAACTGGTGCGGGGATTACTCCATCGTCCCGAAATCCTCTTCCTCGATGAACCGACGCTCGGCTTGGACCCACAGACGCGCCGACAAATTTGGTCCTATTTGGAAACGTTGCGTCGCGAGACTGGCGTCACCTTGTTCCTGACGACGCACTACTTGGAAGAAGCGGAGCAATGTGACCGGGTGGCGATCATCGATCACGGCCGCGTCATCGCACTCGATACGCCCGACCGGCTGAAGGCACGCGTCGGCCGAGACATCATCGTCCTGGCGACAGCCGACGATGCGCGAGCTGCCTCGGAGCTGCGCGAGCGTTTTAGTCTCCAGCCCCTGGTCGTCGATGGGACACTCCGCGTGGAAGTGGAGCGAGGCGACACCTTTATTCCTGAGTTGGTGCGACAGCTCTCGGTACCGATCCGTTCTGTCAGCTTGCGACGCCCGAGCCTGGACGATGTGTTCCTCGCTCTGACTGGCAGACAGATCCGCTCCTAG
- a CDS encoding cytochrome c oxidase subunit II translates to MRIEAYERIFMILAGLMLVLGIVGIGIGALVAGVHVPSPAGRIDPRALSTTPPFDQPGLRDLGGGKYEAVVIARAWQFQPDEIQVPVGATVTFTLASPDVIHGFVLTGTNANVMVIPGQISQVTARFDQPGEYLWVCHEYCGFGHHQMYGKVVVR, encoded by the coding sequence ATGCGGATCGAGGCATACGAACGAATCTTCATGATCTTGGCTGGGCTGATGCTCGTGCTGGGTATCGTCGGGATCGGGATCGGTGCACTGGTCGCGGGGGTACACGTTCCGTCACCGGCCGGGCGGATCGATCCGCGTGCACTCTCCACGACCCCACCCTTCGATCAGCCTGGCCTGCGTGATCTGGGTGGTGGCAAGTACGAAGCCGTGGTCATCGCCCGGGCCTGGCAGTTCCAGCCCGATGAGATTCAGGTTCCCGTCGGGGCGACGGTGACGTTCACGCTCGCCAGTCCCGATGTCATTCATGGTTTCGTTCTCACCGGTACGAACGCGAACGTCATGGTGATTCCGGGTCAGATCTCTCAGGTGACGGCGCGTTTCGACCAGCCCGGTGAATATCTGTGGGTCTGTCACGAATATTGCGGCTTCGGGCATCACCAGATGTACGGGAAGGTGGTGGTGCGATGA
- a CDS encoding 2-oxoglutarate dehydrogenase E1 component — MVNQQEALERLTGLNLGYILELYEVYRRDATAVTPEWRAFFEQWGPHLEQLAAPSPAAAIAGPAFDFTKVAAVVQLAQRIRHRGHRAARLDPLGSPPPGDPALDPAYHGLTSQDLEHLPATLVGGPAAQGARNAAEAIERLREIYCGTIGYDYGHLQDRTEREWLEEAIESERYRVRLSPTEKRALLERLTAVEVFERFLHRTFVGQKRFSIEGTDTLVPILDEILRQVAETGIPKVAMGMAHRGRLNVLAHVLGKPYEQILAEFMGLDHREPVALTEGGTLGYTGDVKYHMGGIRAAGQLQVILAHNPSHLEFVDPVVEGMARALQERRDRPGAPEQDVDACLPILIHGDAAFPGEGIVAETLNMSGIPGYATGGTLHIIVNNQLGYTTEPQEGRSTFYASDPARGFEIPVIHVNADDPEACLTAARLAFAYRQRFHKDVLIDLIGYRRWGHNEGDEPTFTQPVMYRRIAEHPTVRELWAQRLVAEGIVTRDEAAALEQELFGKLQHLRQEVLTRAQRADQVNGSIGSGAPKLPTIATAVPLETLKELNRQAHTLPAGFNLNPKLRRQLQRRLEVVEREEVIDWAHAELLAFASLLAEGIPIRLTGQDTIRGTFSQRHVAFYDFETGERVIPLQQMPAARASFAVYNSPLSEAGPLGFEYGYSVQAPDALVLWEAQFGDFANVAQVIIDQFIVSGWAKWRQRSALVLLLPHGYEGQGPEHSSARLERFLQLAAEDNVRIANCTTAAQYFHLLRRQAILRTVDPRPLIVMTPKSLLRHPRAMSPMRELAEGRFQPVLDDPTARQRPDDVTRLILCSGKVYVDLVTSQFAATASHVAIVRVEELYPFPGDELAAILRQYPNARDVVWLQEEPKNMGAWTYMQPRLQPLLNGRTLRYIGRPERASPAEGFAEMHEQEQARIIAEAFAGVPEPAVPA, encoded by the coding sequence ATGGTGAATCAGCAAGAGGCACTCGAGCGGCTAACCGGCCTGAACCTTGGTTACATTCTGGAACTGTACGAGGTCTACCGTCGGGATGCGACGGCCGTCACGCCGGAGTGGCGGGCATTCTTCGAGCAGTGGGGACCTCATCTCGAGCAGCTCGCTGCTCCGTCGCCGGCCGCTGCGATCGCAGGGCCGGCATTCGATTTTACGAAGGTCGCTGCTGTCGTTCAGCTTGCGCAACGGATCCGTCACCGCGGCCATCGTGCTGCACGCCTCGATCCACTGGGGAGCCCGCCACCCGGTGATCCCGCACTCGACCCAGCCTACCATGGGCTGACATCGCAGGACCTCGAGCATCTCCCAGCCACGTTAGTCGGTGGGCCGGCCGCCCAGGGTGCTCGCAATGCAGCCGAAGCGATCGAGCGCTTGCGTGAGATCTACTGTGGGACGATCGGCTACGATTACGGCCATTTGCAGGATCGCACCGAGCGCGAGTGGCTCGAGGAAGCGATCGAGTCCGAGCGCTATCGCGTTCGCCTCTCACCAACGGAGAAGCGTGCGCTGCTCGAGCGGCTGACCGCGGTGGAGGTGTTCGAGCGCTTCCTCCACCGAACCTTCGTCGGGCAGAAGCGTTTCTCGATCGAGGGCACCGATACGCTCGTGCCGATCCTCGACGAGATCCTTCGCCAGGTCGCCGAGACGGGTATCCCGAAAGTCGCGATGGGCATGGCGCATCGCGGCCGCCTGAACGTGCTGGCCCACGTACTGGGCAAGCCGTACGAGCAGATTCTGGCCGAGTTCATGGGTCTCGATCACCGGGAACCTGTCGCCCTCACCGAGGGCGGCACCCTCGGCTACACGGGCGACGTCAAGTACCACATGGGCGGTATCCGTGCCGCCGGTCAACTCCAGGTCATTCTCGCCCATAACCCCAGTCACCTCGAGTTCGTCGATCCCGTCGTCGAGGGCATGGCACGCGCTCTCCAGGAACGACGCGACCGACCGGGTGCACCCGAACAGGACGTCGATGCCTGCTTACCTATCTTGATCCATGGCGACGCTGCTTTCCCTGGCGAGGGCATCGTTGCCGAAACGCTCAACATGAGCGGTATTCCTGGTTACGCGACTGGCGGAACGCTTCACATCATCGTGAACAATCAGCTCGGCTACACCACCGAACCGCAAGAAGGTCGCTCGACCTTCTACGCCTCCGATCCTGCCCGCGGTTTCGAAATCCCGGTCATTCACGTCAACGCCGATGATCCGGAAGCCTGCCTCACCGCCGCTCGACTCGCTTTCGCCTATCGCCAGCGATTCCACAAGGATGTCCTGATCGACTTGATCGGCTATCGTCGGTGGGGTCACAACGAGGGCGACGAGCCGACCTTCACGCAGCCGGTGATGTATCGCCGGATCGCGGAACACCCAACGGTTCGTGAACTCTGGGCCCAGCGACTCGTCGCCGAAGGAATCGTGACGCGAGACGAGGCAGCTGCTCTCGAGCAGGAGCTGTTCGGTAAGCTCCAGCATCTCCGCCAAGAAGTTCTCACCCGGGCGCAACGAGCCGATCAGGTGAACGGAAGCATCGGATCAGGTGCACCCAAGCTGCCGACGATCGCGACCGCCGTACCGCTGGAAACGCTCAAGGAACTCAATCGTCAAGCACACACGCTCCCAGCGGGGTTCAATCTGAATCCGAAACTGCGTCGGCAGTTGCAGCGCCGGCTCGAGGTCGTCGAGCGCGAAGAGGTGATCGACTGGGCCCACGCGGAACTGCTCGCCTTCGCCTCGCTTTTGGCCGAGGGGATACCCATTCGCCTCACTGGCCAGGACACTATTCGCGGCACCTTCAGCCAGCGGCACGTTGCCTTCTACGACTTCGAGACAGGGGAACGTGTTATTCCGCTCCAGCAGATGCCGGCAGCTCGGGCGAGCTTCGCCGTGTACAACAGTCCGCTCTCGGAAGCTGGCCCGCTCGGGTTCGAATATGGGTATAGCGTCCAGGCTCCGGATGCGCTCGTGCTCTGGGAAGCGCAGTTCGGCGACTTCGCCAATGTGGCGCAGGTCATCATCGACCAGTTCATCGTCAGTGGATGGGCCAAGTGGCGCCAGCGCTCGGCGCTCGTCCTCCTCTTGCCACACGGCTACGAAGGCCAGGGCCCGGAGCACTCGAGCGCGCGGTTGGAGCGCTTCCTCCAGCTCGCTGCCGAAGATAACGTGCGAATCGCCAATTGCACGACAGCTGCCCAGTACTTCCATCTGCTACGACGCCAGGCCATCCTGCGCACGGTGGACCCGCGTCCGCTCATCGTCATGACGCCGAAGAGTCTCCTGCGTCATCCGCGTGCCATGTCACCAATGCGCGAACTCGCTGAGGGCCGATTCCAGCCCGTTCTCGATGACCCCACCGCCCGCCAACGGCCGGATGACGTGACGCGACTCATTTTGTGCAGCGGCAAAGTCTACGTCGATTTGGTCACGAGCCAGTTCGCCGCTACCGCCAGCCATGTGGCCATCGTTCGCGTCGAGGAACTTTATCCCTTCCCGGGTGATGAACTCGCAGCGATTCTCAGGCAGTATCCCAATGCGCGCGATGTCGTCTGGCTGCAGGAAGAGCCGAAGAATATGGGAGCATGGACCTATATGCAACCGCGTCTGCAACCCTTGCTCAACGGGCGGACTCTGCGGTACATCGGTCGGCCAGAGCGTGCAAGTCCGGCTGAAGGGTTCGCCGAAATGCACGAGCAGGAGCAGGCACGGATCATCGCCGAAGCATTCGCTGGCGTACCTGAACCTGCTGTTCCGGCATGA
- a CDS encoding cbb3-type cytochrome c oxidase subunit I gives MSATARARTVAGGGAVTHEGIFLAEQLWPIKGQLVLALIGLAIGGLMGLMQALDRVGIVIYKAMLMQTYYQGLTIHGVLLAFLFTFAFSNAFVSLVAIRGFERPLASTFLAQGAFWTMLVGTLLAAYAILTNQATVLFTFYAPMRASSLFFLGAALLVISTLLTALNLVLTRRAWQREHPGERTPLLGFVGVVTYVMWALASLGVVVLVVFFLLPWSLGWLKTTDPQFNRILFWYTGHAIVYFWLMPAYISWYLMVPRQVGGRVFSDSLVRLAFILLLVFSVPTGLHHQYVDPGIPTVMKVVHLFTTFSVVFPSLVTAFTVMAALEDGGRARGGTGLLGWIWKLPWGDPSVAAQLLAMLVFILGGATGIVNASYNLNNVVHNTSFVPGHFHMTVGTAVTLSFIGISYWLIPFLTGRELMGRRLALAQAWLWFVGVLLFARGQIAAGLLGEPRRSSIGEAPYRDLISAGLDNWLTAIGGTLMVISGLLYFIVVLWTVFAGRRLTQPLEIPVAEMRFGARETSPRLDQLGFWFLIAVILVAIAYIPTILLYLPLQSVSPPIKVY, from the coding sequence ATGAGCGCGACAGCACGCGCGCGGACAGTGGCGGGCGGGGGAGCGGTCACTCACGAGGGAATCTTTCTTGCCGAACAGTTGTGGCCGATCAAGGGGCAACTGGTACTGGCGCTGATCGGCCTCGCGATCGGCGGGCTCATGGGCTTGATGCAGGCACTGGACCGTGTGGGAATTGTCATCTACAAAGCGATGCTCATGCAAACCTACTATCAAGGCTTGACGATCCATGGGGTCTTGCTCGCCTTTCTCTTCACGTTTGCCTTCAGTAACGCCTTCGTGTCGTTGGTGGCGATCCGTGGATTCGAGCGCCCCCTGGCGAGCACGTTCTTGGCCCAGGGAGCGTTTTGGACGATGCTGGTCGGGACGTTATTGGCCGCGTATGCGATCTTGACCAATCAAGCGACAGTCCTCTTCACCTTCTACGCCCCGATGCGTGCGAGCTCCCTCTTCTTCCTCGGCGCAGCGCTGCTGGTCATCTCGACGCTGCTCACTGCGCTCAACCTCGTGCTCACGCGCCGTGCCTGGCAGCGCGAGCATCCCGGGGAACGCACCCCGCTGCTCGGTTTCGTGGGTGTGGTGACGTACGTGATGTGGGCGCTCGCCTCGTTGGGCGTGGTGGTACTCGTCGTGTTCTTCCTTTTGCCGTGGTCGCTCGGCTGGCTCAAAACGACCGATCCACAGTTCAACCGAATATTGTTCTGGTATACCGGGCACGCGATCGTCTATTTTTGGCTGATGCCAGCGTACATTTCCTGGTATCTCATGGTTCCGCGTCAGGTTGGTGGTCGCGTCTTCAGCGATAGCTTGGTGCGGTTGGCTTTCATCCTTCTGCTCGTCTTCTCGGTACCGACGGGGCTTCATCACCAATATGTCGATCCTGGTATTCCCACGGTCATGAAGGTCGTCCATCTCTTCACGACGTTCTCGGTCGTCTTCCCGAGTCTAGTGACGGCGTTCACGGTCATGGCTGCGCTGGAGGATGGTGGACGCGCCCGTGGTGGCACAGGTCTGCTCGGGTGGATCTGGAAGCTTCCCTGGGGTGATCCGAGTGTGGCTGCGCAACTCCTGGCGATGCTCGTCTTCATCCTCGGCGGGGCTACCGGCATCGTCAATGCGAGTTACAACCTGAATAATGTCGTCCACAACACGTCGTTCGTTCCTGGACACTTTCATATGACGGTCGGCACGGCCGTTACGCTCTCCTTCATCGGCATAAGCTACTGGCTCATTCCCTTCTTGACGGGGCGCGAGCTCATGGGGCGCCGTCTCGCACTCGCGCAGGCGTGGCTCTGGTTCGTCGGTGTCTTGCTTTTCGCCCGCGGGCAGATCGCCGCTGGTCTCCTCGGCGAACCTCGGCGGTCGTCGATCGGCGAAGCTCCTTATCGTGATCTCATCAGTGCTGGTTTGGACAACTGGCTGACGGCGATCGGTGGTACGCTGATGGTGATCAGCGGCCTCCTGTACTTCATCGTCGTCCTGTGGACGGTCTTTGCTGGTCGGCGTCTCACTCAACCGCTGGAGATCCCGGTTGCTGAAATGCGCTTCGGTGCGCGGGAGACTTCACCGCGACTGGACCAGCTCGGCTTTTGGTTCTTGATCGCAGTTATCCTGGTGGCGATCGCGTACATTCCGACTATTCTCCTCTATCTCCCCCTGCAGAGCGTTTCGCCGCCGATCAAGGTGTATTGA
- a CDS encoding alpha/beta fold hydrolase — translation MSVTELAWATTPNGTKIAYERRVGSAGPPILALHGVLVGTSNWVHQVLRLPQFQWLLPHLRGHGNSPPPMPHQTIEEAALDVESVLLAERIDRAVVLGNSLGATIALALALMRPHRIHGLVLVEPSLPALAGEEERERLRHSAALVRELLAAGRIDEALAHFLGPRLGPNWAEKAGQRRLEEWRRNIFSTPAWIDAVLAFDPGPVPLAAIDCPTLLVYGAETQPGYRRTIFALADLLPHAQIAEVPRAGHGAPVDNPDAFNELLLGFLSAIEWLPSPG, via the coding sequence ATGAGCGTCACCGAACTGGCGTGGGCAACTACACCGAACGGCACCAAAATCGCGTACGAGCGGCGGGTCGGATCGGCCGGCCCGCCGATCCTCGCCCTTCACGGCGTGCTCGTCGGCACGTCAAACTGGGTTCACCAAGTGCTTCGGCTTCCACAGTTCCAGTGGTTGCTTCCCCATCTGCGTGGGCATGGGAACAGCCCGCCACCCATGCCGCATCAGACCATCGAAGAAGCCGCCCTCGACGTGGAGTCCGTCTTGCTCGCTGAACGGATCGATCGTGCGGTCGTCCTGGGCAACTCCCTGGGTGCGACCATCGCGCTCGCCCTGGCCCTGATGCGTCCCCACCGCATTCATGGGCTGGTCCTCGTTGAACCTTCTCTTCCAGCACTCGCCGGAGAAGAAGAGCGTGAGCGGCTCCGGCACTCGGCTGCCCTGGTTCGCGAACTCTTGGCAGCAGGCCGGATCGACGAAGCCTTGGCCCATTTCCTCGGGCCCCGCCTCGGACCGAATTGGGCAGAGAAGGCCGGTCAGCGCCGACTCGAGGAGTGGCGGCGCAATATTTTTAGTACGCCAGCCTGGATCGACGCCGTTCTCGCCTTCGACCCCGGTCCGGTTCCGCTCGCCGCGATCGATTGCCCCACGCTCCTCGTCTATGGCGCCGAGACCCAGCCAGGCTATCGCCGGACGATCTTCGCCCTCGCTGACTTGCTTCCTCACGCGCAGATCGCTGAGGTTCCTCGCGCCGGACATGGTGCGCCTGTCGATAACCCCGATGCCTTCAACGAGCTCCTTCTCGGTTTCCTTTCCGCGATCGAGTGGCTACCTTCTCCAGGCTGA